From Methanococcus maripaludis, the proteins below share one genomic window:
- a CDS encoding YkgJ family cysteine cluster protein: MKIDIKKDLKNIAWHCRMCGGCCDSPSVSKKDVANIAGFLKIPFDEVVKKYLVNFDGMTGRLKTSKEKCIFLDENNKCKIYRVRPIICRLRPYSVQIKDKNLVLTYDGWFLENCKGLFMGDLDPDEEYYKHAETVLKYLGEEENTPEEFFEKAKKRLKKSKKIEK, from the coding sequence ATGAAAATTGATATTAAAAAAGATTTGAAAAACATTGCATGGCACTGTAGAATGTGCGGTGGCTGCTGTGACTCTCCAAGCGTTTCCAAAAAGGACGTTGCAAATATTGCAGGATTTTTAAAAATTCCATTTGACGAAGTTGTTAAAAAATACCTCGTAAACTTTGATGGAATGACTGGAAGGCTCAAAACCTCAAAAGAAAAGTGTATATTCTTAGATGAAAATAATAAATGTAAAATTTATAGAGTTAGGCCAATTATCTGTAGATTAAGACCATATTCTGTTCAAATTAAAGACAAAAACCTTGTTTTAACATACGATGGCTGGTTTTTGGAAAACTGTAAAGGTCTGTTTATGGGAGATTTAGACCCTGATGAAGAATATTATAAACACGCAGAAACCGTTTTAAAATACCTTGGAGAAGAAGAAAATACTCCTGAAGAATTTTTTGAAAAGGCTAAAAAAAGATTGAAAAAATCTAAAAAAATTGAAAAATAA
- a CDS encoding DMT family transporter, with protein MKSIILGILSSLFFASTFVLNRQMDLFGGDWIFSASLRYIFTLPFLLIILYGKNNIKKVIFEIKNNFKEWFIWSNVGFVLFYAPLTFAGNYGPSWLIAGTWQVTIVAGILLTPLFYSLIENNGNLEKVRNKIPKKSLFISLIILFGIILMQYSRITSVSINDLVLGFIPVIIAAFSYPLGNRKTMELSGGKLTTFQRILGMTLCSMPAWILLLFYGLLRSGIPNNNQIIQSFIVALFSGIIATWLFFKATDMVRKDMKKLAAVESTQSGEIVFSVLGELILLGGAFPDIFANLGLLVVIFGMVIHSTYSSKLSN; from the coding sequence ATGAAATCTATAATTTTAGGAATTCTTTCATCGCTCTTTTTTGCATCTACGTTTGTTTTAAACCGGCAGATGGACCTTTTTGGAGGAGATTGGATATTTTCAGCATCCCTAAGATACATATTCACACTCCCATTCCTTTTGATTATACTTTACGGTAAAAATAACATTAAAAAAGTAATTTTCGAGATAAAAAACAATTTCAAAGAATGGTTCATATGGAGTAATGTTGGTTTTGTTTTATTCTATGCACCCCTTACGTTTGCAGGCAACTACGGCCCATCATGGCTTATTGCAGGAACCTGGCAGGTAACAATTGTTGCAGGAATCCTTTTAACACCATTATTTTACAGCCTGATTGAAAATAATGGGAATTTAGAAAAAGTAAGGAATAAAATTCCAAAAAAGTCGCTTTTTATTTCATTAATTATTCTTTTTGGGATAATCTTAATGCAGTATTCAAGAATAACTTCCGTTTCAATAAATGACCTTGTATTAGGATTTATACCTGTTATTATTGCGGCATTTTCATATCCTTTGGGAAACAGAAAAACAATGGAACTTTCAGGCGGTAAATTAACAACATTTCAAAGAATACTTGGAATGACCCTTTGCAGTATGCCTGCATGGATTTTACTTTTATTCTATGGACTTTTAAGGTCAGGCATTCCAAACAACAACCAGATCATTCAGTCGTTTATAGTCGCATTATTTTCAGGAATAATTGCAACATGGCTTTTTTTCAAAGCAACGGACATGGTAAGAAAAGATATGAAAAAACTTGCCGCTGTCGAATCAACCCAGTCTGGAGAAATAGTATTTTCAGTACTTGGTGAACTTATTCTATTGGGCGGTGCATTCCCGGACATTTTTGCAAATTTAGGACTGCTTGTTGTAATATTTGGAATGGTAATTCACAGCACTTACTCGTCAAAATTAAGCAACTGA